A region of Carassius auratus strain Wakin chromosome 11, ASM336829v1, whole genome shotgun sequence DNA encodes the following proteins:
- the LOC113110931 gene encoding mitochondrial intermembrane space import and assembly protein 40: protein MSYCKQEGKDRIIFVTKEDHEAPSNAELIEDDPNDPYEDQGLILPNGDINWNCPCLGGMASGPCGQQFKDAFSCFHYSKEEVKGSDCVENFRSMQECMQKYPELYPQDDDNDSAPSGGADTAPTDSVPTSSPDSTPATTENPAAS from the exons ATGTCGTACTGCAAGCAGGAAG GTAAAGATCGCATCATATTTGTCACCAAGGAGGATCATGAAGCACCTAGTAATGCTGAGCTTATCGAAGATGATCCAAATGATCCATATGAGGATCAGG GTCTTATTCTCCCTAATGGTGATATAAACTGGAACTGCCCATGTTTGGGAGGTATGGCCAGTGGCCCTTGTGGACAGCAGTTCAAGGACGCCTTTTCTTGTTTCCACTATAGTAAAGAGGAGGTAAAGGGTTCAGATTGTGTGGAAAACTTCCGGAGTATGCAGGAGTGTATGCAGAAGTACCCTGAGCTCTACCCTCAGGATGATGACAATGACAGCGCCCCCTCTGGTGGGGCAGATACTGCACCCACTGACTCTGTCCCTACATCCTCTCCTGATTCCACACCAGCAACCACAGAAAACCCAGCAGCTAGCTAA
- the LOC113110930 gene encoding netrin-4 — MKPLWSPQFVMVILKCAVILFPGFLQGFTESRCVGRACSPPMGNLASGRTLFTLTNCCTNSTSCLSTQPRCLAELHPPALMADDPFIHPDTWWGSAAATGEQEEIRLDLETQFCMSHVVLLFRSPRPAAMRLERSQDFGQTWETLKLFARNCTEMFGLPDDGSQPGSLCTSRYSNAVPCSRGEIIFRSIGLGSGILDPYSPEALSRLTVTNLRIQLLKSQQCPISKVQRSVPEQSNPSSLPTIHNRTLTAPTPSSEPLDSTPFAVYSLLAKGTCLCHGHAEHCLPENEGQDSLQPSNMVYGKCVCTHHTVGEHCERCAPLYNDQLWRAANGSSGESNPCQKCECHGHAESCHFSQRVWLSTGGSSGGICDNCQHNTVGRRCQRCRPGYHRHPARPLNSPHACTRCWCDPVGSVPVHSDSGTPWCHPRSGQCHCKAGVGGTTCSHCLPGYWGFGEEGCKSCVCPLTCDPITGHCLDSKGGIKLYNVPVGGKIPELSHFKPQEDERVWPKELAVSALYYTGKCSCKEKKLKSVSDLCKMKHGYVIKASVLSAHDKGSHAVVLVKVRKVFRSGKLPLSQGTHSLYPLSWTSRGCTCPILNPGGNYLLAGPEDVDSGRLLVTMQSLVVPWTPILGFQVTEALHQGCL, encoded by the exons ATGAAACCTCTTTGGAGTCCTCAGTTTGTAATGGTGATACTAAAGTGCGCAGTGATCTTATTTCCTGGATTCCTGCAGGGCTTCACAG AGTCCAGATGTGTTGGCCGTGCTTGCAGCCCTCCTATGGGTAACTTGGCCAGTGGCAGGACCCTTTTCACGCTGACTAACTGCTGCACTAATAGCACTTCCTGCCTTTCAACCCAGCCACGCTGTCTAGCAGAGCTCCATCCTCCTGCCCTCATGGCCGATGACCCGTTTATTCATCCAGATACCTGGTGGGGCTCAGCGGCTGCCACTGGAGAACAGGAAGAAATCCGTCTTGACTTGGAGACACAGTTCTGCATGAGTCACGTTGTGTTGTTATTCCGTTCCCCACGTCCTGCTGCTATGAGGTTGGAGCGCTCGCAGGACTTTGGCCAGACCTGGGAGACACTAAAGCTGTTTGCCAGGAACTGCACTGAGATGTTCGGGCTTCCTGATGATGGAAGTCAACCAGGATCTCTCTGCACTTCCAGATATTCGAATGCGGTCCCGTGCAGCCGAGGAGAG ATCATATTCCGGTCCATAGGATTGGGAAGTGGGATTCTTGATCCCTACAGTCCTGAGGCGCTGTCCCGTCTGACAGTGACTAACTTACGAATCCAGCTCTTAAAATCTCAACAGTGTCCCATCTCAAAGGTCCAGCGAAGTGTCCCAGAACAGTCAAACCCATCCTCTTTACCCACTATTCACAACAGGACACTGACTGCTCCGACACCAAGTTCTGAGCCTCTGGATTCAACCCCATTTGCTGTGTACTCTCTTCTGGCTAAAGGGACGTGTTTGTGCCATGGCCATGCTGAACATTGCCTTCCTGAAAATGAAGGACAAGACAGCCTGCAACCTAGTAATATG GTGTATGGCAAGTGTGTGTGTACCCACCACACAGTGGGCGAGCACTGCGAGAGGTGTGCCCCGCTCTACAACGACCAGCTCTGGAGAGCAGCCAACGGAAGCAGCGGGGAGAGCAACCCATGCCAGA AGTGTGAATGTCACGGCCACGCAGAGAGCTGCCACTTCTCCCAGCGAGTGTGGCTGTCCACAGGGGGCAGTAGCGGGGGCATCTGTGACAACTGCCAGCATAACACTGTGGGCCGCCGGTGCCAGCGCTGTCGCCCTGGATACCACCGTCACCCTGCCAGACCCCTCAACTCCCCGCATGCTTGCACAC GATGCTGGTGTGACCCAGTTGGTTCAGTGCCAGTACATTCCGACAGCGGGACACCATGGTGCCATCCTAGAAGTGGACAGTGCCACTGTAAAGCTGGTGTGGGCGGCACCACCTGCAGCCACTGTCTACCAGGGTACTGGGGCTTTGGAGAGGAGGGCTGCAAATCTTGTGTGTGCCCTTTGACCTGTGATCCCATCACAGGACATTGCCTAGACAG CAAAGGCGGTATCAAGCTTTACAATGTACCAGTTGGTGGGAAAATTCCTGAACTGTCCCACTTTAAACCTCAAGAGGACGAGAGGGTGTGGCCTAAAGAACTGGCCGTCTCCGCGCTGTACTATACAG GGAAGTGCAGCTGCAAGGAAAAGAAACTGAAAAGCGTGTCAGATCTTTGCAAGATGAAACACGGATACG TGATCAAAGCCAGCGTGCTGTCAGCTCATGATAAAGGCTCACATGCGGTTGTCCTGGTGAAGGTGAGGAAGGTGTTTCGTTCTGGAAAACTGCCCCTCTCCCAGGGCACACACAGTCTCTATCCGCTCTCCTGGACCAGCCGTGGCTGCACCTGTCCCATCCTCAACCCAG GTGGGAATTATCTACTTGCAGGTCCCGAAGATGTTGACTCAGGACGGCTACTGGTCACCATGCAGAGTCTAGTAGTCCCCTGGACCCCCATCCTGGGATTTCAGGTCACAGAAGCACTGCATCAGGGCTGCTTATGA